GCAGCGCCATGGCTTCCTGCAGATCGTCCCGCTTCTTGCCGGTGACCCGTACCTGCTCGCCTTGAATAGCCGCCTGAACCTTGATCTTCGATTCCTTGATGCGAGCAACGATTTTCTTCGCCAGCTCCTTGTCGATGCCTTCTTTGAGCACGACATCCTGCTTCACCTGCTTGCCCGACGCAAACGCATCCTTGATCTCCATGCACTGGATATCGATCTTGCGCTTGGCCAGGCTGAGCTTGAGGATTTCGAGCATCTGCTCGAGCTGGAAATCAGCGTCGGCCGTGATGTTGACCGTGAGATCTTTCTCCTTGAATTCGAATTCGCCCTTTCCGCGCAAATCGTAGCGACGGTCGAGCTCTTTCATGGCATTGTCGACGGCATTGGTGACTTCGTGTTTGTCCAGTTCGGACACCACATCGAAAGATGGCATGCGTTACCTCGGATTTAGTGTTTTTTTATGACAAAACCAGCAAAAGAACGGATATGCTCGTGGCATTATAACGACATTTGCCAGAGTCCAAGCTGCAGGGAGCAAAGCTATGCCCAATCCACAACTCAGCATCATGGTGGTGGACGATACCAAGTTCAGTAGTGCGGTCATAGGTCATAACCTGACCCAGGCCGGCTACGCGGATATCCGCTTCGCCAGCTCTGCCATGGACGCGCTGACGATGCACGAGCAGCGTCCTGCCAGCGTCATGGTGGCTGACTGGCTGATGCCCGAAATGGATGGGCTCGAACTGACCACACGGGTCAGGCAGGCCGACGAACAGAGCGGACACTACACCTATGTTGTTCTGCTTACCGCGCGCGAAGGTGACAATGTGCTCGGTGAAGCCTTCGACCGGGGCGTTGATGACTTCATCAGCAAGTCGTCCATGAATGAACAGCTTCTTCCGCGGATATTCGCTGCCGATCGCACCACGCAGTTGATCAACCGTCTGCTCGACGAAAACCGCCTCCTGGCCAGCAACAATGCCCAACTCGAATCGCACAATATGGTCGACAGCCTGACCGCGCTGGGGAATCGGCGTTATCTAGTGCAGCGGCTCGAAGATGCGATTCGCAGCATTGATACCCGTGGGGGCGCCTGCTGCGTGCTGGTACTTGGCGTGCAGAACCTTGATGAAATGGGTGGCCGCTTCGGCGAGGCAGTGCAGACCGAGCTGCTGCGTGGCATCGCCCGGCGGCTGCAACAACTGGTACGGCCGACCGACGTCATCGCACGGGTCGGTTCGAACACCTTTGCCATCGTCACCCTGGCCGACGACCCGCACGACTGCAAACCGCAGAGTTTCCGGCGGCTGCATGACGGATTGAACCTGAAGGCGTTCAAGACCAGCGAGGGTTATCTGTCGGTTCGTGCCGGGATGGCCGTTGGCGCTGTCAAATCGAATCAGGAGCTACCTGAGGCCGAGCAGCTGCTGAGCTCGGTCGAGCAGCATCTGGAAGAAGCCTACGCCACCAATCTCATCACCGAAGTGCGCCGGCCGCTCACTGTCTGATGTTTCACGTTCTCGGTGCCGGCAGCCTGGGCCTGCTCTGGGCAGCCAGGCTGACCGCCGCCGGCCTCGCGTGCCGAATGATTCTGCGTGATGGTGAAGCGTCGGCGAAATGGCAACGCCTGGGTGCATCGGTCAGCCTGCGCGATTCCGCAGGCGAACAGGTTTTCACAATTCCGGCTGAGCCTGCGATGTCATCAGGGCCGATCGACCGACTGGTGCTGGCGACCAAGGCGTATTCGGTAACCGATGCGCTGCGCAGCATCGCCCATCGACTGCATCCGTCCAGCGATATCCTGTTGCTGCAAAATGGTTTGGGCTCACAACAGGCCGCGTGTGACCTGCTACCTGCGCAAAGGATCCTGTTTGCAAGTGTGACCGACGGTGCCTGGCTGGCCGACAGCCAGACCGTGATCTGGGCCGGCAAGGGATTGACGCGCGTGGGTGACCCGCGTGGCCTTCCTGAGCCGGACTGGCTTGCGTCCCTGCGCGCCAGCGGCTTCACCTGTCAGTGGGAGCCAGACATACTACCGGTGCTGTGGGAAAAGCTCGCAGTCAATTGCGCGATCAACCCGTTCACGGCGCTTCATGATTGTGCCAATGGCCTGGTGCCAGCCAGGGCCGGCCCGCGCCTGCCGAGCCTGCTCGATGAGTTGCAGCAGTTGCTTACGGCGAACGGCATGCCCGACGTCGCGAGGCGCCTGCCCCGGACCGTACAGGATGTGATCGAGCGAACCGCTGCCAATAGCTCTTCCATGCGCCAGGATGTGGCCGCGGGCAGACGTACGGAAATCGACTACCTGCTGGGATTCGCCTGCCGCTCCGCATGCGAGGCAGGCCTTTCGCTTCCTCATCTGGAAGCGCTTTACGCCGATCTGCTTTCACTACTGGCTTTCCGAGGACTGCCCAGTCGGTGAACCCTAGGCGTAGCGGTACTTTATCGCTAGGCTTGCGCTTTGCATCGTTCAGTCACTGGAGAGCAGGCGCACATGGGATTCAGATTAAGCAAGGTGTACACCCGCACCGGCGATACCGGCGAGACGGGACTGGCTGATGGTCGGCGGCTGGGCAAGGACCATCCCCGTGTGGAAGCCATGGGCAGCGTGGACGAGCTGAACAGCCAGATCGGTCTACTGCTCGCCGCGCTGCATGCACCGGAGCTGAAGCCGGTTCGCCAGACACTTGAGCCTGTCCAGCATCGGCTGTTCGACCTGGGTGGAGAACTGGCAGTACCTGGTCAGCAGATCATCGACGCCGCTGACGTTGCGGCGCTGGAGGCGGAGATCGATGCGTATAACGCCGAGCTCGAGCCACTGAAGAATTTCATTCTGCCCGGGGGTTCGGAAGCCATAGCGCTGGCACACCTGGCACGCAGCGTCTGCCGACGTGCAGAGCGACGCTATCTGACGCTGGCCGGGCTGGAAGATGTCAATCAGCAGGCCCGGATTTACCTCAATCGGCTATCGGACCTGCTGTTCGTGATCGCGCGTTCGATAGCCCGGCTGCAGGGCACTCCTGAGGTGCTCTGGCAGCCCAAGCCCCGCCCCACCGGCGAGGCTTGAGCCGCTGCGGAGTCAGACGCGGAATGCGCTGATGATCCGCTGCAACTCGGTCACCAGCTGCGTCATCCGGCCGCTGGATTGCTCAGCCTGCACCGCACCGGCGGCGGTGCGTTCGCCTGCATGGTTGATCTCCACGATATTCTGATCGATATCATGGCTGACCGCCGTCTGCTCTTCGGCCGCAGCGGCGATCTGCTGGCTCTGGTCGACGATCAGATTGACTGCACTGAGGATATTGTCCAGCGCGGCGCGCACCTTCTGCGAAGCGTCGACCGTGGCACTGGTCATGCTGTGACTGCTGCCCATGGCCTTGACTGCAGCGCCCACGCCGTCCTGCAGCCGTACGATCATCTGTTCGATTTCTTCGGTCGATTGCTGGGTGCGGCGCGCCAGTGTCCGCACCTCGTCGGCGACCACAGCGAATCCACGGCCCTGCTCTCCGGCCCGCGCAGCCTCGATCGCCGCATTCAAGGCGAGCAAATTGGTCTGTTCGGCGACGCCCTTGATGACGTCCAGCACACGACTGATCGAGGCGCTGTCGTCGGCCAACCGGTTGATCACCTTGACCGAGTTGTCGATTTCCCCAGCCAGCTTTTCGATACCCTGCACGGAGGAAGCGACCAGCCTCTGTCCATCGAGGGTTTCGGCATTGACCCGCTCGGCATTGGTCACCGCCAGCGCGGCACTGCGCGCAACCTCCTGCGAGGTAGCGGCCATTTCGTTCATCGCAGTAGCGACCTGCTCAATCTGGCTGCGTTGTGAAGCGACGGCCTGGCTGCTCTCTGCAGCGACACCTTCGACCTGACGCGACTGGTCCTGCACCTGTCCGGAGGTTTCACTGACCTGCTGAATCAACCCGCGGATGCGGCTGACGGTATCGTTGAACTCGCGGGCAAGCGCGCCCAGCTCGTCCCGGCTGTCGACCTCGACACGCACGGTCATGTCGCCGCCGGCTACCTGGTTCATCAGAGCAGACAGTCGGCTCAGCGTCCGGCGGGTCGCGACATAGAAGCCGAGGTACAGATAGACGATCAGTGCAAGCACCACCACCAGGGCAATGATCAGTCCGACCATTGATTGAGTGTTCTTGCCCAGACGTTGATCGAGCACCAGCTCCAGCGAGTTGAAGATTTCCTGATTCAACGCGTAGGTCTTGTCGATCTCACCGGTGATGGTCTGGAAATAGGCCGACCAGCTCCCTTCAAGCGCGTTGGCAAGCACGATTTCCTCTTCGAACAGCACCTGGCTGGCTGCCAGGGTCGCCAGACTCTCCCGCGCCACCGGCTGCAACGACGCCAACGCCGGATCTGCCAGCGCGAGTCCGAGAATCTGCTCATAGTCCGCCGAGAGTCGCTGAAGCACCTCGATCAGGTCATCCATAGCGCGACTGGCATCGGAATTGAGGTAGCCCAGCCCCATTGAATAGGCGCCGACGGCACGGCCCTGGCCGATCGCCTGGGTCACCTGGGGCGTGACGTTGATCAGTAGATCGTTAAGTTGACGTACGTTGCGATCATAGTCCTGCGGCAGCCCGGCATAGGCAGCGGCAAAGCTCAGCAACGAAGCGGCTTCGCCGAACGCCTGGGCCGACAGCGACCCACGGTTGCGTACCGACTCCGTTCCGATACGGGTGTAGCTGGCTACCAGCTCGTCACGCTTGGCGATGAGGTCCCGCGTGCCCTCACTACCCGGATCCAGGGGGAGTGCCTTGAGCGCATCAACCACCTGATTGCGCAGCGTCTGTGTGCGGCTTTCGAGTTCCGCCGCATGCTCGCCCTGGCTGAGCTGATCGAGGACCATGTCCAGATCCCGCAGCGTCTCGGCATCACGGAGCAACTGGCTGGTCTGACGTAGTAACGCCATGCTGTCCAGCGCGTGCTGGGTCATCTGCACGCGCTCATAGGCCTGCTGAACCACCATGCCGCTGATGATGATCAGGGGCACGAAGCACAGCATGCTGATCAGACAGAACTTCATCCCGTAACCGAGCCGGTTCATCAACGCGATCGCTGGCGCCAGAAAACTCATCACATCCGCTCTCCTCGTAATTCTGTCGCGCCGGCTGACTGGGAAAACCGGACGGACGGGTTGCCACGCGCCAATGCTGACGGGGCGGCAGGTCAATCTCTAGACGAAGGCTATATGATGCCTTATCGCCATCAATCGGATTGTCTCATACTGATGCTATCGGCGGCAGCGCAGGGTTCTTTAGCCGACGAGCGAGAGGAAAGCGATGAAAACCGCCCACACCAGCAGGGCGTACAGGAGTAGCCGGCGGGTGGCTGAGAAATGCGACGTGGCTTCGGCGACCGGGCCCAGCGAGGCTTCGATCAGCTCGCCGACCACCTGGCTGGATGGGGTATCCCAGTCGGTGAAGCGGCGACGCAGACATTCCCACGTCGCCCGGAACCGCCCTACCACGGCCAGACTCATTCCCAGCAGGCGTAGCGGCAGCCAGTCAAGCGCCTGCACCGCCTCCGCGGCAGCCGTGCTCCCGTCTCTGGCGCGCTCGCTTGCACTGCGGGCAAGTGCGTAGCCCAGCGCGGCAACAGGCCCCAGCAACAGGTACCAGAACGCCGGAACGAAATAGCCGCGTAATGCTTCAAGCCCGAGATGCCCCCGT
Above is a window of Halopseudomonas nanhaiensis DNA encoding:
- a CDS encoding YajQ family cyclic di-GMP-binding protein, producing the protein MPSFDVVSELDKHEVTNAVDNAMKELDRRYDLRGKGEFEFKEKDLTVNITADADFQLEQMLEILKLSLAKRKIDIQCMEIKDAFASGKQVKQDVVLKEGIDKELAKKIVARIKESKIKVQAAIQGEQVRVTGKKRDDLQEAMALLRGADFEMPLQFNNFRD
- a CDS encoding GGDEF domain-containing response regulator, with translation MPNPQLSIMVVDDTKFSSAVIGHNLTQAGYADIRFASSAMDALTMHEQRPASVMVADWLMPEMDGLELTTRVRQADEQSGHYTYVVLLTAREGDNVLGEAFDRGVDDFISKSSMNEQLLPRIFAADRTTQLINRLLDENRLLASNNAQLESHNMVDSLTALGNRRYLVQRLEDAIRSIDTRGGACCVLVLGVQNLDEMGGRFGEAVQTELLRGIARRLQQLVRPTDVIARVGSNTFAIVTLADDPHDCKPQSFRRLHDGLNLKAFKTSEGYLSVRAGMAVGAVKSNQELPEAEQLLSSVEQHLEEAYATNLITEVRRPLTV
- a CDS encoding 2-dehydropantoate 2-reductase, with amino-acid sequence MMFHVLGAGSLGLLWAARLTAAGLACRMILRDGEASAKWQRLGASVSLRDSAGEQVFTIPAEPAMSSGPIDRLVLATKAYSVTDALRSIAHRLHPSSDILLLQNGLGSQQAACDLLPAQRILFASVTDGAWLADSQTVIWAGKGLTRVGDPRGLPEPDWLASLRASGFTCQWEPDILPVLWEKLAVNCAINPFTALHDCANGLVPARAGPRLPSLLDELQQLLTANGMPDVARRLPRTVQDVIERTAANSSSMRQDVAAGRRTEIDYLLGFACRSACEAGLSLPHLEALYADLLSLLAFRGLPSR
- a CDS encoding cob(I)yrinic acid a,c-diamide adenosyltransferase — translated: MGFRLSKVYTRTGDTGETGLADGRRLGKDHPRVEAMGSVDELNSQIGLLLAALHAPELKPVRQTLEPVQHRLFDLGGELAVPGQQIIDAADVAALEAEIDAYNAELEPLKNFILPGGSEAIALAHLARSVCRRAERRYLTLAGLEDVNQQARIYLNRLSDLLFVIARSIARLQGTPEVLWQPKPRPTGEA
- a CDS encoding methyl-accepting chemotaxis protein; the protein is MMSFLAPAIALMNRLGYGMKFCLISMLCFVPLIIISGMVVQQAYERVQMTQHALDSMALLRQTSQLLRDAETLRDLDMVLDQLSQGEHAAELESRTQTLRNQVVDALKALPLDPGSEGTRDLIAKRDELVASYTRIGTESVRNRGSLSAQAFGEAASLLSFAAAYAGLPQDYDRNVRQLNDLLINVTPQVTQAIGQGRAVGAYSMGLGYLNSDASRAMDDLIEVLQRLSADYEQILGLALADPALASLQPVARESLATLAASQVLFEEEIVLANALEGSWSAYFQTITGEIDKTYALNQEIFNSLELVLDQRLGKNTQSMVGLIIALVVVLALIVYLYLGFYVATRRTLSRLSALMNQVAGGDMTVRVEVDSRDELGALAREFNDTVSRIRGLIQQVSETSGQVQDQSRQVEGVAAESSQAVASQRSQIEQVATAMNEMAATSQEVARSAALAVTNAERVNAETLDGQRLVASSVQGIEKLAGEIDNSVKVINRLADDSASISRVLDVIKGVAEQTNLLALNAAIEAARAGEQGRGFAVVADEVRTLARRTQQSTEEIEQMIVRLQDGVGAAVKAMGSSHSMTSATVDASQKVRAALDNILSAVNLIVDQSQQIAAAAEEQTAVSHDIDQNIVEINHAGERTAAGAVQAEQSSGRMTQLVTELQRIISAFRV
- the ampE gene encoding regulatory signaling modulator protein AmpE; amino-acid sequence: MNFLTLCITALVCWGTPWRTGLPSDPVGRWVDKSADLADGRPRFAVIWLGLAVALPLLLLIAALWLIEGVAYGLLTLALHVVMLLACVSRKDPLGAMSRSIERAWQRGDQQAAALIAERDWSIRAENTEELGKVVRGHLGLEALRGYFVPAFWYLLLGPVAALGYALARSASERARDGSTAAAEAVQALDWLPLRLLGMSLAVVGRFRATWECLRRRFTDWDTPSSQVVGELIEASLGPVAEATSHFSATRRLLLYALLVWAVFIAFLSLVG